AGCCCCAGTAAACGGCGGCCGTAACTATAACGGTCCTAAGGTAGCGAAATTCCTTGTCGGGTAAGTTCCGACCTGCACGAATGGCGTAACGACAGCGGCGCTGTCTCCACCCGAGACTCAGTGAAATTGAAATCGCTGTGAAGATGCAGCGTTCCCGTGGCAAGACGGAAAGACCCCGTGAACCTTTACTATAGCTTTACATTGAACGTTGAGTTCGTCTGTGTAGGATAGGTGGGAGGCTATGAAACCGAGGCGCTAGCTTCGGTGGAGCCAACCTTGAAATACCACCCTGATGTGCTTGACGTTCTAACCTAGGTCCGTAATCCGGATCGGGGACCATGTATGGTGGGTAGTTTGACTGGGGCGGTCTCCTCCCAAAGAGTAACGGAGGAGCTCGAAGGTACGCTCAGCGCGGTCGGACATCGCGCACTGTGTGCAAAGGCATAAGCGTGCTTGACTGCGAGATCGACGGATCAAGCAGGTACGAAAGTAGGACTTAGTGATCCGGTGGTTCTGTATGGAAGGGCCATCGCTCAACGGATAAAAGGTACTCCGGGGATAACAGGCTGATACCGCCCAAGAGTTCATATCGACGGCGGTGTTTGGCACCTCGATGTCGGCTCATCACATCCTGGGGCTGTAGTCGGTCCCAAGGGTATGGCTGTTCGCCATTTAAAGTGGTACGCGAGCTGGGTTCAGAACGTCGTGAGACAGTTCGGTCCCTATCTGCCATGGGCGTTGGAGATTTGAGAGGGGCTGCTCCTAGTACGAGAGGACCGGAGTGGACGAACCTCTGGTGTTCCGGTTGTCACGCCAGTGGCATTGCCGGGTAGCTATGTTCGGAAGCGATAACCGCTGAAAGCATCTAAGCGGGAAGCGCGCCTCAAGATGAGATCTCCCGGGGCACAAGCCCCCTAAAGGAACCATCAAGACTAGGTGGTTGATAGGTCAGGTGTGTAAGTGGGGCAACCCATTGAGCTAACTGATACTAATGATCCGTGCGGCTTGACCATATAACCTCAAGTGGCCTTGGACTCGACGATATCGTCAGAGAAAATCCAATGCCCGCTACGTCACAAGACCCTATGAGAGATTGGCGCCTTAATCCGTTCCTTGGATGGCGACGCTCCAACCCTCTCCCTGGTGAAATTAGCGCTGTGGTCCCACCCGTTCCCATCCCGAACACGGAAGTGAAACGCAGCCGCGCCGATGGTAGTGTGGCTTAAGCCATGCAAGAGTAGGTCATCGCCAGGGGCTTTACCCCTAAACCCCCAGCCCAAAAGGCTGGGGGTTTTTTCTTGCGCCGGTTTCGCCAACAATCGAGCTTCATCTCATGTCAGGGGGCAGTGCGTGAAGCGATCCTGCTTGGTCGGCGCCATGTTGCTCGGAAGTCTGTACTCGCCCGTCTCGGCGGCCGGCCCCGTCTCGGCGGATGCGCAACGCGTGCACGAAGCCGCGCTCGTGCTCGACACCCATCTCGACACGCCCGCCAACCTCGCGCGGCCGGGGTGGGACATCGCGGACGACCATGCGCATGAAGGCGATCTCTCGCAGGTCGACCTGCCGCGCATGAAGGCCGGTGGGTTGGATGGCGGCTTCTGGGTGATCTACACCGGGCAGGGCGCGCGCGACGACGCAGGCAAGCAAGCAGCGCGAAACCATGGACTGGAGCGGCTGGTCGCGATCCGCGAGATGCTCGCCTCCCACGCGGACACGATGGAACTCGCGCTGACGCCGGACGATGCGTTGCGTATCGCGAAGACAGGCAAGCGTGTGTCGTTCATCAGCATGGAGAACGCGGCGCCCCTGGCCGCGGACCCGAGCCTGCTCGTGGCGTACCACCGGCTCGGCTTACGCATGCTGGGGATCACGCATGTGTTGAACAACGATTTCGGCGACTCCTCCACCGATGCGAAGGGCCCCGAATGGGGTGGCCTGAGCCCGGCTGGCAAGGCGCTGGTCGCCGATGCGAACCGGCTGGGTATCGTGCTGGATGCTTCGCATGCAAGCGATGCCGTGTTCGACCAGCTGCTGGAGCAGTCGCGCGCACCCATCGTGCTGTCGCACACAAGCGCGGATGCGATCTTCGATCATCCCCGCAATATCGATGACGCCCGTATCCGCCGTCTTGCGGCCAAGGGGGGCGTCATTCACGTGAATGCATTCGGTGGCTATCTCGTCAGTATTCCCAAGATCCCTGAGCGAGAAGCGGCACTCGACGCGCTGTCGGACAAGTACGGACCGGAGGGCAGGTTGTCCGTCGAAGGGGCGCCGGCCTATCTGGCCGAGCGGCGCGCCATCGACGCGCGTTACCCGGTGAAGCGTGCGACGTTCGATGACTACATGGCGCATCTGCTCCACATCATCAAGGTTGCGGGTGCGGACCATGTCGGCATCGGCGCGGATTGGGATGGCGGCGGCGGTGTCGTCGGTATGGAGGATGTCAGTGCCCTGCCGCTGATCACCCAGCGTCTACTTGCGGCGGGCTACAGTGAAGACGACATTCGCAAGATCTGGGGTGGCAACCTGTTGAGGGTGATGCGAGAGACCCAGGCGATCGCCGCACCCAGCACCGCGGATTGACCGTGCGTCAGCGTGCGCGCGCCGAGCCGACTGCCGGCAGGCCGCATGCGGGGTGCGGGCGTAGAGAGTGACGTGCCTGTTGTTTGAGCGGGAAATGGACTCATGGACGAATCGATCACGCCGCGCCGTTTCGTGGAAGCGCTGCCGCATGACGTGCCCAAGCACTGGTTGCCGGGCAACGAGGTCGTGTCCTCGCTGCTGAACGCCTATACGGTGCTCGTGCCTGCGAATGAGGCCTTCTATATCCGCACGTTGAATGCCTGCCAGTCGCGGATCGCCGACCCGGCCTTGCGGGCACGATGCCAGGCCTTCATCCGTCAGGAAGCGCAGCACGGGGTGGCGCACAAGCGCTACTGGCAGAACCTCGACGCGCAGGGTTATGCCTATCGCGGTTTCGAGCGCGTCGTCGACCGCGTCATCTTCAGGACGATGGATCGGTGGGGGCCCTTATGGCTGCGTGCGTCGCTCGTCAGCTGCGTCGAGCACATCAATGCGTACCTCGGCTACGAGTTCCTGTCCCAAGCCATCCTCTCGGAGGCCGATCCGCGGGTGCGTGATCTGATGGAGTGGCATTTCGCTGAGGAGATCGAGCACCGGGCCGTGGCGTTTGATCTGCTGCAGGCCGTCGCTCCGCGATATGCCGTCCGGCTGGCGGGCGCACTGACGACGGCGGCCCTGTTCTACCTGCTGATGACGGGGCTGGCCATCGCGCTGCTGGCCCAGGACCGGTTGTTGTGGCGCAGGAGTACGTTGCATCAGGCGGTCGAGCATGTCGGGCCCGGCCACCAGATGGGGCGCCGCACGCTCCGGCACCTGTGGAACTACCTGAAGCCCGGCTTTCATCCGGCACAACTGGGGGGCGATGCGGTCGCGGCGGCCACGCTGGCCCGGCAGACGGCGGCACGTCCCCCGGTGGTCGTCGCCATGGGCGCCAAAGCTGAATGAATGCATTCTCTTCGGATGCGAGGCCGTCGGCTCTGCGCTTTCACCAGCGCCAAGCCGTTGAAAATATTGGGGGTTTTCCCAAGGCCTGATGGCGGGGCGATTGTTGCATCGATGGGACAAAGGGAACTTCCCATGTGGTTAGCAGTCGAACCCCCCGACTGCTAACATCCTTGCCCATGAACCAGATCACCTCCACCACCGCCCTGGTCCCCAACAACCTCCCGATCCCCAGCGCCCTGGGTTCGCTCGACGCTTACATCAGCGCCGTGCACCAGATTCCCGTGCTGTCGGTCGAGAACGAGCGCGAGCTCGCCAACCGCTACCGCGAGGACGAAGACCTCGACGCCGCGCGCGAGCTGGTGCATTCGCACCTGCGCTTCGTCGTGCACGTCGCCCGCGGCTACAACGGCTACGGTCTGCCGCTGGGCGACCTGATCCAGGAAGGCAATATCGGCCTGATGAAGGCCGTGAAGCGTTTCGACCCCGACATGGGGGTTCGCCTGGTGAGTTTCGCGGTGCACTGGATCCGTGCCGAAATGCACGAGTTCATCCTGAAGAACTGGCGCATCGTGAAGGTCGCCACGACCAAGGCGCAGCGCAAGCTGTTCTTCAACCTGCGCAAGTCCAAGACCCGCCTCGGCTGGATGAACGCGGAAGAGGTCAGCGTCATTGCGAAGGACCTCAACGTATCCGAGCGCGAAGTGCTCGAGATGGAAGCGCGCCTGTCGGGCCGTGACATCGGCTTCGATGCGCCTTCAGACGAGGACGACGACCATGCGCCGCCGTCGCCGGCCAGCTACCTGGTCGCCCACGACGAGGACCCGTCGCAGGCCTACGAGCGTGCCGACAGCGAGGACAACCAGCTCGAGCTGTTGCGCGAGGGCCTGGCGAACCTGGACGACCGTTCGCGCGACATCATCAAGCGCCGCTGGCTGGATGGCGAAAGCAAGGTGACGCTGCAGGAACTGGCCGATGAGTACGGTATCTCCGCCGAACGCGTGCGCCAGGTCGAAGCCAATGCACTGAAGAAGATGAAGGCCTTGTTCGCTGCCTGATCGCCGTCAGTCGCCGCGCTTCATCGCAGAGAGGCCCCGCAAGGGGCCTCTTTCGTTTTCGCGCATGCATCGGTCAATCAAAATGTGATCCACTACGCCGCAGTCCGGATCGGACGACGACGACACAAGGAGCAGGGCATGCGGTGGGGGATACAGGGGCGCTGGATCGTGGGTTTGACGTGGCTCATCGTGGGCGCTTTCGCGATGACGGCGGCGCATGCCGCGGCAGCGGGGGCGGACGGAGCGAAAGCGACCGACACGCAGGGCCGCATCACGTTCGGCATCGATCGCGAAGAGTACGACGCGCAGGCCCGTGCGGCGATGCAGGTGGATCCGATCGTGGCCAAGCACCTCGGCGCGATCCGCAAGGTGGCACTGGACGAAGCCGCGAGCATGGACGAGCCCGGCCCCGACGTGCTGGTGTTCGATGTCGAAGGCAGCCGCGGCAAGGGGCGCGTCACCGCGCGTTTCATCACCGTGAGCCCCACCGAGGAAGTGCTGGGCCCCGGGACGCTGGTGATGGCGGACGGCGCCACGCACGCCATCGACGGCAACGCCGATGCGCTCGCCGCGGAGGACGAGCACGACCACGCGCATGACGACGAGGCGATGCTCGCGCATGGCAAGGATCTCTTCACCCGCCAGGCACGCGAAGCCGCGCAGCGGTATCCGCTGGTGCAGGAGCATATCGGGCAGATCGACACGTTCACGATGAACGAAATCGGCACGGGTGCCGCGGTCGGCATGAACACGTTCGTGTTCGACCTCGTGGGCAGCAAGGGACGTGGCACGCTGGAGGCCGAGTTCATCACCGTCAGCGCGGATACCGAACGCCTCGGCAAGGGCGTGCTGACGCTGCAGGACGGGCGCCGCCTGCCGTTCGAAGGCGAGCCTCGCGATGCGGACGAGCCCGCAGACGACGAAGACGCGACGTCGCTGTTCGGCGGCATGCAGGACAACATCTTCACCCGCCAGGCGCGCGCCGCGGCGCAGCGCTATCCGCTGGTGCGGCAGCACATCGGCACGCTGTCGGCGTTCGAACTCGATCTGAGCGCAAGCGCCGAGGCCGAAGGCGCGGATGAGTTCGTGTTCGCGGTGGCGGGCGACAAGGGGCGCGGACGCCTGCTGGCCGAGTTCATCACCGTGGATGCCGACACCGAACGCCTGGGCAAGGGTGTGCTGACGCTGGACGATGGCCGCGAACTGGCCTTCGAGGGTGAGGCGCCGTTCCCGGGCGAAGACGAACGCGCCACCGAAACCGATGTCGTGGACGTCGACGAGGACATCGAGATTCCGGAGACCTTTGCGCGCCAGGATGGCATCTTCGTCCTGCAGGCGAACGCCGCCATGCAGGCGCATCCGGTGGTGAAGCGCCATATCGGCGACATCCGCGAAGCGGCATTCGACCGCGAGGCGTCGTGGGCGGCGGAAGGCGAGCGCTACATCTTCGATCTGAAGGGCAGCAAGGGCGCCGGCCGGCTGGAAGCCGAGTTCATCACGGTGGACGCCGACAGCGAGCGTATCGGCGATGGCGAACTCGTGATGGCGGACGGTACGCGCCACCCGCTGGGCGGCCAATGATCAGCGCAAGATCCGGATAGCCGGATCGCCGGCGCGGCACGAACATGGCGTCACGTCCATTGGAATGATGCCATGTCGTTCGTGATCCGGGGCCTGTCTCCCGCACCCTTCCTGCCGCTGTTCGCGCTCGACGGGGTCGCGCTGGCCGCACGCAACATCCGCCGCGTCGTCGCCACCGCCGACCATGGGTTCCCTTGCCGCGTCACGCTTCAGGATGCACGCCAGGGAGATGCCCTGTTGCTGCTTCCCTACGTGCACCACGACGTCGCCGGCCCGTATCGCGGCAGCGGACCGATCTTCGTCAGCGAAGCCGCCCTGCAGACGCCGCCGGCGGAGTTCCGCGACACGCTTCCGCCCACGTTTCCACGGCGCCTGCTGTCGCTGCGCGCATACGACGCGGAAGGCGTGATGCGCGATGCGGAGGTCAGCGAAGGCGTCGATGCGCTTCCGCACCTGCAACGCCTCCTCGATGCGCCGGGCGTCGCCTACCTGCACGTCCACAATGCGCGCCGCGGCTGCTATGCCTGCCGCGTCGATCCTGCCTGATCGTCGTCCTTGCCCAGGATGATCCGCGCGCCGCGCTGGTAACTCCAGTACGCCCAGAACCAGTTCAACAGCACGACGAGCCGGTTGCGGAACCCGATCAGGAAGAACACGTGCGCGGTGAGCCAGAACCACCACGCCAGCAGGCCGGAGAATTTCAATCGGCCGAAGTCGACCACCGCCGCCATCCGGCCGATCGTGGCCAGGTTGCCGTAGTCGCGGTAGCGGAACGCCGCGGGCGACGGGCGTCCCGCCAGCCGCGCGCGCAGCACGGCCGCCACGTGGCCGCCCATCTGCTTGGCCGCCGGCGCGACGCCAGGAACCGGGCGGCCATCCGAGGTAAAGGAGGCGAGATCGCCGGCGACGAAAATGTCGGGATGGCCCGGCACGCTGAGGTCCGGTTGCACGTGGACGCGACCGGCCCGGTCCAGCGGCACGCCGAGCGTGCGCGCCAGGGGAGACGCGGCCACGCCGGCGGCCCACACGACCGTTTTCGCGGGCACGAACACGTCGCCCAAGCGGTAGCCGTCATCATCGATATGACTGACGGGCGTGCCGGTCGCCACTTCCACGCCCAGTTTCTCCAACTGCAGGCGCGCCTTTTCCGAGAGGGCTTCGGGGAACGACGCCAGTACGCGCGGGCCTGCTTCCACCAGGCGTACACGCGCCTGTGAGGGATCGATGTGGCGGAACTCGTTCTTCAACGTATGCCGTGCGATTTCGGCCAGCGTACCGGCCAGCTCGACGCCGGTCGGGCCGCCGCCGACGACGGCGAAGCTGAGCCAGGCCGCGCGCTTCGCCGGATCGTTCTCGGCTTCGGCGCGCTCGAAGGCGAGCAGCAGGTGGCGGCGCAGCTGCAGCGCGTCGTCGAGCGTCTTCAGCCCCGGCGCATGCGCAGCCCATTCGTCGTGGCCGAAGTAGGCGTGCGTCGCGCCAGTGGCCAGCAGCAGGTAGTCGAACGCGAGGGCGTTCCCATCGGCCAACACCACCTGCTTGTCGTGCGGGACGACCGAGGCGACATCGGCCAGGCGTACTTCGACGTTGCGCTGCTTGCGCAGGATGTGCCGCAGCGGTGCGGCGATGTCGGGTGCGGAGAGGCCCGCGGTCGCGACCTGGTACAGCAGCGGCTGGAACAGATGGTGGTTGTGGCGATCGATCAGGGTGATCCTCACCGGAGCGCCATCCAGCGCCCGCGTGGCCCAGAGGCCCCCGAAACCGCCGCCGACGATGACGACGTGGGGAAGTGCTGCGTGCATGCCCGTTTCTCCTGTCACCGCGGGCGATTGTCTCACGGCGTCAGTCGCTGTCGCGGTCGATCAGCGACGTCCTGCGGGTATCGGGCATCCACAGGTACACCAGCAGCGAACACGCGATGCAGGCGCTGACGTACCAGTAGAAGCCGGTTTCCATGCCGGCCCGCTTGAACCACAGCGCCACCATGTCCGCGGTGCCGCCGAAGATCGCCACGGTCAGCGCGTAGGGCAGGCCCACTCCAAGGGCGCGGATCTCCACCGGGAACAGCTCCGCCTTCACCACCGCATTGATCGCGGTGTAGCCGCTCACGATCACCAGCGCGGCCATTACCAGCCAGAACGCCTCGGTGGCGCTCCGCACGTCCTGGAGCTGGCTGAGGATCGGCACGGTGAAAAGCGTGCCGAGCACGCCGAAGGCGATCAGGATGCGGCGCCGGCCGATGCGGTCCGACAGCGCGCCGACGACGGGCTGCAGCAGCATGTAGACGAACAGCGTGGACGCGTTGATCAGGCTGGCCGTTTCGGCGGCCATGCCGGCGCTGTTGACGAGGAACTTGTGCACGTAGGTCGTGTACGTATAGAAGGCCAACGTGCCGCCCATCGTCAGGCCGACCACGCTGAGGACCGCGCGCGGATGCCGCATCAGTGCGCGCAGCGTGCCTTGGGCCTGCTGCTGCGAGGCGCCGGCATCGGATTCGGTGCGCACGAAGGATTCGGTTTCCACCATGTTCCGCCGCAGCCACAGTGCGACCAGCGCGGCCGCGGCGCCGATCGCGAACGGAATGCGCCAGCCCCAGTCGCGCAGTTGTTCGTCGGTGAGGAAAACGCGCTGCAGGACGATCAGTACCGCGAGTGCGACCAGGTGGCCCATCACCAGCGTGACGTACTGGAAGCTCGACCAGAACCCGCGATGCGCGCGCGTGGCCATTTCGCTCAGGTACGTCGCCGACGCGCCGTACTCGCCGCCGACGCTCAGGCCCTGCAGCAGCCGGGCCAGCACCAGCAGTACCGGCGCGGCGATGCCGATGCTGGCATAGCCGGGCGTGCAGGCGATGATCAGCGAGCCCGCGCACATCATCACCACCGACAGCATCAGGGCGCGCTTGCGGCCGTGGCGGTCCGCGTACCGGCCCAGCAGCCAGCCGCCCAACGGGCGCATCAGGAAGCCGACGGCGAAGATCGTGGCCGTCTTCAACAACTGGCTGGTGCGGTCGTCGCCGGGGAAGAACACGTCGGCGAAGTACAGCGAGAACGCCGCGTAGACGTACCAGTCGTACCACTCCACCAGATTGCCGACCGAGCCGCTGAAGATGCTGCGCAGGCGGCGGGTGGGCGTCATCGCATCAGGTGGCGTGTTCGTCATCAGTAGAGGTCCATCGGGTCCACATCCAGCGACCAGCGCGTACGGCGCGCTTCCGGCAAGGCATGTATCTGTGGCAGTGCCAGATCCAGCGTGCGGTGCAGGCTGCGGCGCTCCGGCGAGGAGAGCAGCAGCTGCACGCGATGCAGGCCTGCGCGGCGCGGCATCGGCGCGGGCAACGGGCCATGCAGTTCGAGGGTCGCATCGTGCGCACGCAGGGCCTGCTTCGCGGCCTGCAGGAACTGCTGCGCGGCATCGACGTGTTGGGCTTCGGCACGCAACAGGGCGAGATGCGCGAACGGCGGGAAGCCCGCCATCCGCCGCTGCTCGAGTTCGGCATCGGCGAAGGCGTGGTAGCCGCCGTTGATGAGCGTATCCAGCAACGGGTGGTCGGGATGATGCGTCTGCAGCCAGACATCGCCGCGCTTACCCGCACGTCCGGCGCGACCGGCCACCTGGATCAGCTGCTGCGCGAGTTTCTCGGTCGCGCGGAAATCGGTGGAGAACAGGCCTTCGTCCACGCCCACCACGGCCACGCGGGTGAGATGCGGCAGGTCGTGGCCCTTGGCCAGGATCTGCGTGCCGACCAGGATGCCCGGCGCCTCGCCCAGCTTCGCCAGTTGTTGCGCCAAGCCGTCGCGTTTCTGCGTGGTGCTGCGGTCCACGCGCAGCACCGGCACGTCCTGGAAGGTCTCGACCAGCAACTCTTCCAGCCGCTCGGTGCCGATGCCCTGCGGTTGCAGCGCCAGTCCGCCACAGTCCGGGCAGGCCAACGGTGCCGGTTGGCGTGCGCCGCAATGGTGGCACTGCAGGCGCTTGCCGCCGGCGTGCACCGTCATCGAGGCATCGCAGCGCTTGCAGTGCGCATTCCAGCCGCAGTCGTGGCACAGCAGTACCGGCGCATAGCCACGGCGGTTCTTGAACACGAGCGCCTGCCCTCCGGCGTCGACGGCCTGCCGCAGGGCCTGCAGCGTGTCGGCGAGCAGGCCGGCCTGTTGTGGACGCTTGCGCATGTCCAGCACGCGTACGCTGGGGGGCTGGGCCTCGCCGGCACGCCGCGACAGTCGCAGGTGCGTGTAGCGCCCGCTGCGCGCGTTGTGCAGCGTCTCCAGCGACGGTGTCGCGCTGCCGAGCACCACCGGCACGTCCAGCGCCTTGCCGCGCACCAGCGCGAAATCGCGGGCGTGGTACCGGATGCCGTCCTGCTGCTTGTAGCTGCCGTCGTGTTCCTCGTCGACGATGATCAGGCCCGCCTCCGGCAGCGGCGTGAATACCGCCGAGCGCGTGCCGACCACCACCCGCGCCTCGCCGCGCAGGCAGGCGGCCCAGGTGCGGGCGCGTTCGCCATCGTTGAGGCCGGAGTGCAGCGCGTGCACCGGCACGCCCAGGCGGTCGCGAAAACGCGACAGCGTCTGCGGCGTCAGCCCGATCTCGGGGACCAGTACCAGCGCCTGCCGCCCACGCGCCAGGCAGTCCGCGATGGCCTGCAGGTAGACCTCGGTCTTGCCGCTGCCGGTCACGCCGTCGAGGAGCAGTGCAGCGAAGCCATGCGACGCGATGATGGCGTCCGCCGCCTCGCGCTGCTGCTCATTGAGAAGCGGACCTGCGCGGGGCACGGGAACCGGCATGGTGGCCGGCACGGCGACGCGCTCGGCGAGCCCGCGCTTGGCCAGGGTTCGCGCCGTCGCGCGGCCTTCGTCCAGATGCAGGTCCAGCGCGTCCTCGTCCAGCGGCACGGCGGCCAGCAGATCGGCCAGGCGGCGGGGGCGGCTGCCGCTCCTGAGGCGGTCGCGCTGGGTCAGCCCGGCGTCGGTCAGCCGCCACTGCCAGGCGTGCGTGTCAGGCAGTGGCTCGCCCTGGCGCAGGGCAGTCGGCAGCGCGGTCGCGAACACTTCACCGAGCGGAGCATGGGTATAGCGGGCCAGCCAGTGCAGCGATTCCAGGAGCTCTCCCTGCACGAGCGGCGCGTCGTCCAGCAGAGCCAAGGCTTCGCGCAGCTCGGGCACGTCGTCGGTCCGGGGCTCGACGGAGGCGACCACGCCGACCAGTTCGCGGCTGCCGAACGGCACGCGCACCCGTTTGCCGACGTCCCCGGCGGTCGGGGCATGGCCGGGCGGCGGCAGGTAGTCGAATGCCTGCGGCAGGGGTACCGGCAGGGCGATCCGCAGGACGGGGGAGGGAGGCATCGGGCTCAGTTTATCGGGCGGCCTCGGCAAGGTCAGGTGGTTGTGCAGTTGCACGGTTGTCCTGCCAATTTCTTGACGAAATTCACGCAAGTACTGATCCGGCAAGGAGAATTGGGTTTATCCACATCTGCTGTGGATAAATCTGTGCATGGCGCTGATGCTTCACGGCGCGATGACGTACCTGCAAGCCTTCCAGTCAGGTTGGCGAAAAAAGCACCAACGCCAATATTCCTTTGAAATTCAATAATTTAATCGTGAAACCCAGCTGAAACATGGCGAGTGCCGCCGGGTCCACCGGGCTGCGTGACGGTTTGGTGACCGCTGTGCACAACGCATTTTCGTGGAAACCCTTGTGGCGCCGGGGAGAGCAGGTTCCGGCGCGCTGTCAAGCGTCCATACGGCCCCGCAGGCTGTCTATGATCGGACTGTCGAACCCCGGTTTTCGCATGGCCCCGAACCCCCCGTCCGAAGCTCCGCCCGCCGCTCTGGCCGCCTTCCTGCGCGGCTGCGAACGGCGGGGTGCTGTCTTCGCCGCGCTCCAGTGCGGCGACGCCGAACGCGGCGACGTGGCGCTGGCCGCGGCCCTGCGGGCGTTCCGTGCCCATGCGGCCGAACTGCCGATGGCCGCGTGGCCGGCGCGCTTCTGGAGCCTGCTGGTCGCGGCGCCACCGCTGCGAGCCGAATCCCCCGTCGCACATCGCGCGCCGGCGATGCAGGCGCTCGCCGGTATCGCCGCGCCCGACCGCGCTGCCTTGCTGTTGCGGCTGGCGGGCGGGCTGCAGGAAGACGAGGCGGCCGGCGTGCTGGGCCTGTCCACCGACGACTACCGGGCCGCCCTGACGCGCGCCTGCCCCCGGGATGCCACCGGGCGTCCGGATGCCGAGGCCTGGCGCCGCCTGGCCGAGGCGGTCCAGGTCCATCTGCGCGACCTGCCGCCCGAGCGGCTGGCCCGCCTGGCGCGTTTGCGCGAGGATGCGCTGGCGGGCACGCGGGTGCCGCCCGCCGCCACCGCACCTTCGCCCCGCACCGCCGTTCCCGTCAGTACGCCGCGCCGGTGGCCTTGGGTCGTGCTGGTCCTCGCGCTGATGGCGGCCGCCCTGGCGGCCACCTGGTGGCCCGGCGCGCCGTGGGCGGACCTGCTGCAGCCGGCGCCCACGCCCGTGTCCGAGACGGTGACCCTGACCGATCCCGACATCCTGCAGGAACCGTTGCCGCCGGCCGAACCACCCGCCGCGCGCTTCGACGCGGAAGAAGCCGCGCGCACGGATCGCGATGCACCGATGCGGATGGATCCCGAGGCGGCCACGCTGGTGCCGCAGGCAGATTTCCTCGCCTGGTACATCGTGCAGCGTGCAGCGACGGCGGCGGCCGAGGTCGCACCGGAGCCGTCGCCGCCACCCGCGCAGGCCGATGAAGACGCGGAAGCGCCCACGGCCCAGGCCGTCGTGGTGCCGGACCCGCCGCGACCCTGGGAAGCGCTCACCCGCCAGCGTGCCGACTACGCGGCCTGGCAGGCGCTGGAGGAAGCGGACCGCGCGCGCCTGCGCGCAGCGGCGCGGGATCTCGCGATGCAGCCCGCGGACGCGCAGCAGGCGCTGCGCACGCGTTTCGGCGCGCTCGATGCCATGGAGCATCGTGGCTGGCGGCTGGGCCCCGTGCTGGGCGCGGTGTGGCCGCGCCTGCAGCCGCTGTTCGCCTACGTACCGGCGCGCGAGCGCGAACCGCTGCTGGCGTTGCTGCGCCAACTGGATGCCACCGCGCTGGACGACCTGGCGGCGCTGGCCCAACGCACGCCGCCGCAGGAGCGCGACCGCTTCCGCCACGCGCTGATCCGGGTGCCTGCCGGCCAACGCACGGCATGGCTGCACGCGCGCCGCGAACGCTGATGCGTCAGGTGTTCACCCAGGTGGTCAACGCCAGGAAGAAGATCGCCATCACCAGCATCAGGTAGTAAAGCGTGCCCAGCACGCAGAACTTGATCGCGGTGAAGATCCAGTGCTGGCGGTAGACGCGCTGCTGCATCCAGAACAGGTAGACCGGCATCCAGGCCAGCACGGCGAGCTGTGCCGTCCACTGCGGGATTTTCAGCCAGAAGTTGCCCGATGGAACCAGGTTGCCCAGCGCCTGGATCAGGCAGAGCACCAGGATGCACAGGCACAGATAGGCGTGGCTGTACAACGCCAC
This genomic stretch from Pseudoxanthomonas sp. CF385 harbors:
- a CDS encoding dipeptidase encodes the protein MLLGSLYSPVSAAGPVSADAQRVHEAALVLDTHLDTPANLARPGWDIADDHAHEGDLSQVDLPRMKAGGLDGGFWVIYTGQGARDDAGKQAARNHGLERLVAIREMLASHADTMELALTPDDALRIAKTGKRVSFISMENAAPLAADPSLLVAYHRLGLRMLGITHVLNNDFGDSSTDAKGPEWGGLSPAGKALVADANRLGIVLDASHASDAVFDQLLEQSRAPIVLSHTSADAIFDHPRNIDDARIRRLAAKGGVIHVNAFGGYLVSIPKIPEREAALDALSDKYGPEGRLSVEGAPAYLAERRAIDARYPVKRATFDDYMAHLLHIIKVAGADHVGIGADWDGGGGVVGMEDVSALPLITQRLLAAGYSEDDIRKIWGGNLLRVMRETQAIAAPSTAD
- a CDS encoding metal-dependent hydrolase produces the protein MDESITPRRFVEALPHDVPKHWLPGNEVVSSLLNAYTVLVPANEAFYIRTLNACQSRIADPALRARCQAFIRQEAQHGVAHKRYWQNLDAQGYAYRGFERVVDRVIFRTMDRWGPLWLRASLVSCVEHINAYLGYEFLSQAILSEADPRVRDLMEWHFAEEIEHRAVAFDLLQAVAPRYAVRLAGALTTAALFYLLMTGLAIALLAQDRLLWRRSTLHQAVEHVGPGHQMGRRTLRHLWNYLKPGFHPAQLGGDAVAAATLARQTAARPPVVVAMGAKAE
- the rpoH gene encoding RNA polymerase sigma factor RpoH, whose translation is MNQITSTTALVPNNLPIPSALGSLDAYISAVHQIPVLSVENERELANRYREDEDLDAARELVHSHLRFVVHVARGYNGYGLPLGDLIQEGNIGLMKAVKRFDPDMGVRLVSFAVHWIRAEMHEFILKNWRIVKVATTKAQRKLFFNLRKSKTRLGWMNAEEVSVIAKDLNVSEREVLEMEARLSGRDIGFDAPSDEDDDHAPPSPASYLVAHDEDPSQAYERADSEDNQLELLREGLANLDDRSRDIIKRRWLDGESKVTLQELADEYGISAERVRQVEANALKKMKALFAA
- a CDS encoding DUF1203 domain-containing protein; amino-acid sequence: MSFVIRGLSPAPFLPLFALDGVALAARNIRRVVATADHGFPCRVTLQDARQGDALLLLPYVHHDVAGPYRGSGPIFVSEAALQTPPAEFRDTLPPTFPRRLLSLRAYDAEGVMRDAEVSEGVDALPHLQRLLDAPGVAYLHVHNARRGCYACRVDPA
- a CDS encoding NAD(P)/FAD-dependent oxidoreductase, which translates into the protein MVGGGFGGLWATRALDGAPVRITLIDRHNHHLFQPLLYQVATAGLSAPDIAAPLRHILRKQRNVEVRLADVASVVPHDKQVVLADGNALAFDYLLLATGATHAYFGHDEWAAHAPGLKTLDDALQLRRHLLLAFERAEAENDPAKRAAWLSFAVVGGGPTGVELAGTLAEIARHTLKNEFRHIDPSQARVRLVEAGPRVLASFPEALSEKARLQLEKLGVEVATGTPVSHIDDDGYRLGDVFVPAKTVVWAAGVAASPLARTLGVPLDRAGRVHVQPDLSVPGHPDIFVAGDLASFTSDGRPVPGVAPAAKQMGGHVAAVLRARLAGRPSPAAFRYRDYGNLATIGRMAAVVDFGRLKFSGLLAWWFWLTAHVFFLIGFRNRLVVLLNWFWAYWSYQRGARIILGKDDDQAGSTRQA
- a CDS encoding MFS transporter translates to MTNTPPDAMTPTRRLRSIFSGSVGNLVEWYDWYVYAAFSLYFADVFFPGDDRTSQLLKTATIFAVGFLMRPLGGWLLGRYADRHGRKRALMLSVVMMCAGSLIIACTPGYASIGIAAPVLLVLARLLQGLSVGGEYGASATYLSEMATRAHRGFWSSFQYVTLVMGHLVALAVLIVLQRVFLTDEQLRDWGWRIPFAIGAAAALVALWLRRNMVETESFVRTESDAGASQQQAQGTLRALMRHPRAVLSVVGLTMGGTLAFYTYTTYVHKFLVNSAGMAAETASLINASTLFVYMLLQPVVGALSDRIGRRRILIAFGVLGTLFTVPILSQLQDVRSATEAFWLVMAALVIVSGYTAINAVVKAELFPVEIRALGVGLPYALTVAIFGGTADMVALWFKRAGMETGFYWYVSACIACSLLVYLWMPDTRRTSLIDRDSD